A genomic region of Friedmanniella luteola contains the following coding sequences:
- a CDS encoding RNA polymerase sigma-70 factor, whose product MDDRGAGAATDVFVAHRNLLFTVAYEMLGSSADAEDVLQETWLRWVQVDLEQVRDPRAYLVRITTRQALNRLRTSKRRKEAYVGSWLPEPLLTTPDVAEDLELAESVSMALLVVLETLSPTERAVFVLREVFDVGYDEIAATLDKTPAAVRQIVHRARQHVVARRPRAVVSSRETRAALASFQRAVETGDAQALLDVLAPEVVLVADGGGRRRAALRPVAGADKVVRLLFGGLGKTDGTLTASPAVINGSPALLLRLDGEVDGVLAARVEDGRISHLYFVRNPEKLTRVETETALSRR is encoded by the coding sequence GTGGATGACCGCGGTGCGGGCGCGGCGACCGACGTCTTCGTCGCGCACCGGAACCTGCTGTTCACGGTCGCCTACGAGATGCTCGGCTCCTCGGCCGACGCCGAGGACGTGCTGCAGGAGACCTGGCTGCGGTGGGTCCAGGTCGACCTCGAGCAGGTCCGCGACCCGCGCGCCTACCTGGTGCGGATCACCACGCGGCAGGCGCTCAACCGGCTGCGGACCAGCAAGCGCCGCAAGGAGGCCTACGTCGGGTCGTGGCTGCCCGAGCCGCTGCTGACGACGCCCGACGTCGCCGAGGACCTCGAGCTCGCCGAGAGCGTCTCGATGGCCCTCCTGGTGGTCCTCGAGACCCTGTCGCCCACCGAGCGGGCGGTCTTCGTGCTGCGGGAGGTCTTCGACGTCGGCTACGACGAGATCGCGGCCACGCTCGACAAGACCCCGGCCGCCGTCCGGCAGATCGTGCACCGGGCGCGCCAGCACGTCGTCGCGCGACGGCCCCGGGCGGTCGTCAGCTCCCGCGAGACCCGGGCGGCGCTGGCGTCCTTCCAGCGCGCGGTCGAGACGGGGGACGCCCAGGCCCTGCTCGACGTCCTGGCCCCGGAGGTCGTCCTGGTGGCCGACGGCGGCGGCCGCCGGCGGGCCGCGCTGCGCCCGGTGGCGGGCGCCGACAAGGTGGTCCGGCTGCTCTTCGGGGGTCTGGGCAAGACCGACGGCACCCTGACCGCGAGCCCGGCCGTGATCAACGGCAGCCCGGCCCTGCTCCTCCGCCTCGACGGGGAGGTCGACGGCGTCCTCGCGGCCCGCGTCGAGGACGGCCGGATCTCCCACCTCTACTTCGTCCGCAACCCCGAGAAGCTGACCCGGGTCGAGACGGAGACCGCGCTCAGCCGGCGATGA
- a CDS encoding NAD(P)/FAD-dependent oxidoreductase, with product MDGRTDVVVVGGGYAGVMAANRLTRRDDVAVTLVNPRPQFVERIRLHQLVGGSHGAVVDFRQVLADRVRLVVDAVDRIDAPRACLTLGTGATLGYDHLVYAVGSGSARPAVPGALEFAHPIASLEEAARLRDVLRDAAADAAVTVVGAGPTGLETAAELAELGRAVTLVGGPVLGPYLHPRGRRAVAARLTALGVTVLVGPDATVTGVTRDAVQLSGGRELASAVTIWTAGFGVPDLATRSGLSTDAVGRLLTDETLTSLDDHRIVAAGDSAAPSGVPFRMSCQAAGPLGAQAADTVLSRVAGEEPAPLALGFLGQCLSLGRRSGLFQFAHRDDTARNLQLGGRPGARLKELVCWGTVQQLVLEARRPGTFFVPGWAADPRRQQRLPAQPDVRPARSDQAA from the coding sequence ATGGACGGACGCACGGACGTGGTGGTGGTCGGCGGCGGGTACGCCGGGGTGATGGCGGCCAACCGGCTGACCCGCCGCGACGACGTGGCGGTGACGCTGGTCAACCCGCGGCCGCAGTTCGTCGAGCGGATCCGCCTGCACCAGCTGGTGGGCGGCTCGCACGGGGCCGTCGTCGACTTCCGGCAGGTCCTGGCCGACCGGGTCCGGCTGGTGGTGGACGCCGTCGACCGGATCGACGCGCCCCGCGCGTGCCTGACGCTGGGGACGGGCGCGACCCTCGGCTACGACCACCTGGTCTACGCCGTCGGCAGCGGCAGTGCTCGCCCCGCCGTCCCCGGGGCGCTCGAGTTCGCCCACCCGATCGCGAGCCTCGAGGAGGCGGCGCGGCTGCGGGACGTGCTCCGGGACGCTGCGGCCGACGCCGCGGTGACGGTGGTGGGCGCCGGCCCGACCGGCCTCGAGACCGCGGCCGAGCTGGCCGAGCTGGGGCGTGCGGTGACGCTGGTCGGCGGCCCGGTGCTGGGTCCCTACCTGCACCCCCGGGGTCGGCGCGCGGTGGCCGCGCGGCTGACGGCGCTGGGGGTCACGGTGCTGGTCGGGCCGGACGCGACGGTGACCGGCGTGACCCGCGACGCCGTGCAGCTCAGCGGTGGCCGCGAGCTCGCGAGCGCGGTGACCATCTGGACGGCCGGCTTCGGCGTCCCCGACCTGGCCACGCGGAGCGGCCTCAGCACCGACGCGGTGGGCCGCCTGCTCACCGACGAGACGCTGACGAGCCTGGACGACCACCGCATCGTCGCGGCGGGCGACTCGGCGGCGCCGTCCGGGGTGCCGTTCCGGATGAGCTGCCAGGCCGCGGGCCCGCTGGGCGCGCAGGCCGCGGACACGGTGCTCAGCCGGGTCGCCGGCGAGGAGCCGGCGCCGCTCGCCCTCGGCTTCCTCGGCCAGTGCCTCAGCCTGGGCCGGCGCTCCGGGCTCTTCCAGTTCGCGCACCGCGACGACACCGCGCGGAACCTCCAGCTGGGCGGCCGGCCGGGCGCCCGGCTCAAGGAGCTGGTGTGCTGGGGCACGGTCCAGCAGCTGGTCCTGGAGGCGCGCCGGCCCGGGACGTTCTTCGTGCCCGGCTGGGCGGCCGACCCCCGACGGCAGCAGCGGCTGCCGGCCCAGCCGGACGTCCGGCCCGCGCGGTCCGACCAGGCGGCCTAG
- a CDS encoding Dabb family protein, translating to MIRHTVSFALVHAEGSAEEAAFLAGARSVLASIPGVEDFTVSRQVSPKSSHRFQFAMSFADDAAYRAYDQHPDHTAFVARSWASEVADFQELDLVRVP from the coding sequence GTGATCCGTCACACGGTGTCGTTCGCGCTGGTGCACGCCGAGGGGTCGGCCGAGGAGGCGGCGTTCCTGGCCGGGGCCCGGTCCGTCCTCGCGAGCATCCCGGGGGTCGAGGACTTCACGGTCTCGCGGCAGGTGAGCCCGAAGAGCAGCCACCGGTTCCAGTTCGCGATGTCGTTCGCCGACGACGCGGCGTACCGGGCCTACGACCAGCACCCGGACCACACGGCGTTCGTCGCGCGCTCCTGGGCGTCGGAGGTCGCCGACTTCCAGGAGCTGGACCTGGTCCGGGTCCCGTAG
- a CDS encoding CocE/NonD family hydrolase, with translation MDSGSSHPGGRPAVLRTRRHRVLDLAVARALRLPAGHHDHTLVRDVRVPMRDGVELLTDVYSPVGPSSGTLLLRTPYGRTGSVTLLTARYHATHGYLVVHQSCRGTAGSGGDFEPFSREVEDGADTVGWLREQPWFDGRFALCGPSYLGFTAWAIMVDPPPELAAAVVAVAAHDNHQVVHQGGAFSLEAVLGLAESFDHLDDGTLGGILRLLTQRRRLRPGFEELPLVRIQDTLLRGSRAPFRAWLTATDPDDPVWRSVRLGRALDRVDVPVLLQEGWQDRFGEQMIEQYQRLRQRGVDVGLTIGPWTHVEFVHQGSGVAMAEALDWLAEHLGGAGNRHRPSPVRVFVTGAGEWRSLPAWPPATEEHVLHLQPGGGLAVDAPPPGSPPSTFVYDPADPTPAVGGRVINPQRGGYRDNRGLETRADVLTFTGSPLAAPLEVVGTPVVELVHRTDNPHADLFVRLCEVTADGRSTNLTDGFRRLGPDEAGAATVRLRFEAVAHRFAPGTRIRLQVSGGAHPRFARNLGTDDDPATGTTLAPSHRAVHHGDGGCSRLVLPCTAGPRVPPGPPPPTPAVVSAPRAEGAPTTPGV, from the coding sequence ATGGACAGCGGGTCGAGCCATCCGGGCGGCCGGCCGGCCGTGCTGCGCACCCGCCGGCACCGCGTGCTGGACCTCGCGGTCGCCCGCGCCCTGCGGCTGCCGGCCGGTCACCACGACCACACCCTGGTGCGGGACGTGCGGGTGCCGATGCGGGACGGCGTCGAGCTCCTCACCGACGTCTACAGCCCGGTGGGCCCGTCGTCGGGCACGCTGCTCCTGCGCACCCCCTACGGCCGCACGGGGTCGGTCACCCTGCTCACGGCCCGCTACCACGCCACCCACGGCTACCTCGTGGTGCACCAGAGCTGCCGCGGCACCGCCGGCTCGGGCGGCGACTTCGAGCCGTTCAGCCGTGAGGTCGAGGACGGGGCGGACACCGTCGGCTGGCTGCGCGAGCAGCCGTGGTTCGACGGGCGGTTCGCCCTGTGCGGACCGTCCTACCTCGGCTTCACGGCGTGGGCGATCATGGTGGACCCGCCGCCCGAGCTGGCGGCGGCCGTGGTCGCCGTCGCGGCCCACGACAACCACCAGGTGGTCCACCAGGGCGGGGCCTTCTCCCTGGAGGCGGTGCTCGGCCTCGCCGAGAGCTTCGACCACCTCGACGACGGCACGCTCGGCGGCATCCTGCGGCTGCTCACGCAGCGCCGACGGTTGCGGCCCGGGTTCGAGGAGCTGCCGCTGGTCCGGATCCAGGACACCCTGCTGCGCGGCAGCCGGGCGCCGTTCCGGGCGTGGCTGACGGCGACGGACCCCGACGACCCGGTGTGGCGGTCGGTGCGGCTGGGCCGGGCCCTCGACCGCGTCGACGTCCCGGTCCTGCTGCAGGAGGGCTGGCAGGACCGGTTCGGCGAGCAGATGATCGAGCAGTACCAGCGGCTGCGGCAGCGCGGCGTGGACGTCGGGCTGACCATCGGCCCGTGGACGCACGTCGAGTTCGTCCACCAGGGCTCGGGCGTCGCCATGGCGGAGGCCCTCGACTGGTTGGCCGAGCACCTCGGGGGCGCCGGGAACCGGCACCGGCCGAGCCCGGTCCGCGTCTTCGTCACCGGCGCGGGGGAGTGGCGCTCGCTGCCCGCGTGGCCACCGGCGACCGAGGAGCACGTCCTGCACCTGCAGCCAGGGGGCGGGCTGGCGGTCGACGCCCCGCCGCCCGGCAGCCCTCCCTCCACCTTCGTCTACGACCCCGCCGACCCCACCCCCGCGGTCGGCGGGCGGGTCATCAACCCGCAGCGGGGCGGGTACCGCGACAACCGCGGGCTCGAGACCCGGGCGGACGTGCTCACCTTCACCGGGTCGCCGTTGGCCGCGCCGCTGGAGGTGGTCGGCACCCCGGTCGTGGAGCTGGTGCACCGGACCGACAACCCGCACGCCGACCTCTTCGTCCGGCTGTGCGAGGTGACGGCGGACGGGCGGTCCACCAACCTGACCGACGGGTTCCGGCGGCTGGGCCCGGACGAGGCGGGCGCCGCCACCGTCCGGCTCCGGTTCGAGGCGGTCGCCCACCGGTTCGCCCCCGGGACCCGGATCCGCCTGCAGGTCTCGGGCGGTGCCCACCCGCGCTTCGCGCGCAACCTCGGCACCGACGACGACCCGGCCACCGGGACGACGCTCGCACCCTCGCACCGCGCCGTCCACCACGGCGACGGCGGCTGCTCCCGCCTGGTGCTGCCGTGCACCGCCGGACCCCGGGTCCCGCCGGGACCCCCACCTCCCACCCCTGCGGTGGTCTCCGCACCCCGTGCCGAGGGTGCGCCGACCACGCCCGGGGTGTGA
- a CDS encoding NAD(P)-binding domain-containing protein, whose translation MSTISAGRGQSGGRAVERVDTVVVGAGHAGLAASHHLSARGVDHVVLERGEVANAWRTERWDSLRLLTPNWLSRLPGHRYEGPDPDGYMTMREVVDFIDGFARVASAPVRTRTAVTSVRRVDDGYRVQTGDGELHGRAVVLASGAFNRPTVPSLSAGVPASVAQLTPFGYRNPDQLPDGGVLVVGASATGVQLAAELARAGRPVTLAVGEHVRMPRTYRGRDVLWWMDRTGLWEERHDAVDDLDRARRLPSPQLVGTPQRATLDLNALAGMGVEVVGRWAAVRDGRALFSGGLRNVFALADLKLERLLDSFDAWARHTGADAEVGPPERCPPTRVPVSPRWQLDLASGEIGTIVWATGFQPDYGWLDVPVVDPKGRLRHEGGVVDSPGLYALGLPVLRRRKSTFIHGVDDDAREVVEHLAGHLAGRR comes from the coding sequence CTGAGCACGATCTCCGCCGGGCGCGGGCAGAGCGGGGGCAGGGCCGTCGAGCGCGTCGACACGGTCGTCGTCGGCGCCGGTCACGCCGGGCTCGCCGCCAGCCACCACCTGAGCGCGCGCGGGGTCGACCACGTCGTCCTCGAGCGCGGCGAGGTCGCGAACGCCTGGCGGACCGAGCGCTGGGACTCGCTGCGGCTGCTCACGCCCAACTGGCTGAGCCGGCTCCCGGGCCACCGCTACGAGGGGCCCGACCCGGACGGCTACATGACCATGCGTGAGGTCGTCGACTTCATCGACGGCTTCGCCCGCGTCGCGTCCGCACCGGTCCGCACCCGGACGGCCGTGACCTCGGTGCGCCGGGTCGACGACGGCTACCGCGTGCAGACCGGCGACGGCGAGCTGCACGGCCGGGCCGTGGTGCTCGCGAGCGGCGCCTTCAACCGGCCCACCGTGCCGTCGCTCAGCGCGGGCGTCCCGGCGTCGGTCGCCCAGCTCACGCCGTTCGGGTACCGCAACCCCGACCAGCTGCCCGACGGCGGGGTGCTCGTGGTCGGGGCGTCGGCGACCGGGGTCCAGCTGGCGGCGGAACTGGCCCGCGCCGGCCGTCCGGTCACCCTCGCCGTCGGGGAGCACGTGCGGATGCCGCGCACCTACCGCGGCCGCGACGTGCTGTGGTGGATGGACCGGACGGGGCTCTGGGAGGAGCGGCACGACGCGGTCGACGACCTCGACCGCGCCCGGCGCCTGCCCTCCCCGCAGCTGGTCGGCACGCCGCAGCGCGCGACGCTCGACCTCAACGCGCTCGCCGGGATGGGCGTCGAGGTGGTCGGTCGCTGGGCGGCCGTGCGGGACGGTCGCGCCCTGTTCTCCGGAGGCCTGCGCAACGTCTTCGCGCTCGCCGACCTCAAGCTCGAGCGCCTGCTCGACTCCTTCGACGCGTGGGCCCGGCACACCGGCGCGGACGCCGAGGTCGGGCCGCCCGAGCGGTGCCCGCCCACCCGGGTGCCGGTGTCCCCGCGGTGGCAGCTCGACCTGGCCAGCGGTGAGATCGGCACGATCGTGTGGGCGACGGGGTTCCAGCCCGACTACGGGTGGCTGGACGTGCCGGTCGTCGACCCGAAGGGGCGGCTGCGCCACGAGGGTGGCGTGGTCGACAGCCCCGGGCTGTACGCCCTGGGGCTGCCGGTCCTGCGGCGCCGCAAGTCCACCTTCATCCACGGGGTCGACGACGACGCCCGGGAGGTCGTCGAGCACCTGGCCGGCCACCTCGCCGGGCGCCGCTGA
- a CDS encoding OsmC family protein, whose amino-acid sequence MTVVDHDKAENGVNVQALLDAREVLKGAPEAAQFTWRATSSWKHGVHSTSSIQNYFGLGQEQQHKTETTFDIDHPEVFAADDNGITPIEFLLVGLAGCLTAGVASVAQNRGIQLRSVEATVEGAHDIRGILGADPDVRNGFNDVKVTFAIDADASKQEIEALVAQSQKRSAVFDALTNPTNVTVEVA is encoded by the coding sequence ATGACGGTGGTCGACCACGACAAGGCGGAGAACGGGGTCAACGTCCAGGCGTTGCTCGACGCGCGCGAGGTGCTGAAGGGAGCGCCCGAGGCGGCGCAGTTCACCTGGCGGGCGACCTCCAGCTGGAAGCACGGCGTGCACAGCACGTCGAGCATCCAGAACTACTTCGGCCTCGGCCAGGAGCAGCAGCACAAGACCGAGACCACGTTCGACATCGACCACCCCGAGGTGTTCGCCGCCGACGACAACGGGATCACCCCGATCGAGTTCCTCCTGGTGGGCCTGGCCGGCTGCCTGACGGCCGGGGTGGCGTCCGTCGCCCAGAACCGCGGCATCCAGCTGCGCTCGGTCGAGGCGACCGTCGAGGGTGCGCACGACATCCGCGGCATCCTCGGCGCCGACCCGGACGTCCGCAACGGCTTCAACGACGTCAAGGTCACCTTCGCCATCGACGCCGACGCGTCGAAGCAGGAGATCGAGGCCCTCGTGGCCCAGTCCCAGAAGCGCTCGGCGGTGTTCGACGCGCTGACCAACCCCACGAACGTCACGGTCGAGGTCGCCTGA
- the metX gene encoding homoserine O-acetyltransferase MetX — protein sequence MALSRLAAGSVGRVETRYLDLPDPVPLDCGAELHPVRVAYETYGTLSPARDNVVLVCHALSGDAHAAGHAVTPPPESTRDGFAAEDRDDRSSKDLGWWDGMIGPGKAFDTDHFFVVSTNLLGGCRGTTGPSSTDPATGRPYGSDFPVITVADMVRTERAFLDVLGIERLAAVAGGSLGGMQALEWAVLYPDQVDAVVAIASTHALAPQGMAWNAIARESILRDPGWQGGHYYGTGQTADAGMGVARMVGHVTYLSGPALADKFDRRLQTGSEIRFTITEPEFEVESYLRHQADSFVKRFDANTYLYTSRALTYFDLARQHGAGSLTRALADVAARTLLIAFSSDWLYPPSASEEIHDALLALDKPVELHVIDAPYGHDCFLLEESRQTPVIQRFLDHAGVRS from the coding sequence ATGGCACTGTCTCGACTCGCGGCCGGCTCGGTCGGCAGGGTCGAGACCCGGTACCTCGACCTGCCGGACCCCGTGCCCCTGGACTGCGGCGCCGAGCTGCACCCGGTGCGGGTGGCGTACGAGACCTACGGCACCCTGTCGCCGGCCCGCGACAACGTCGTCCTCGTCTGCCACGCGCTCAGCGGCGACGCCCACGCCGCCGGGCACGCCGTGACGCCGCCCCCCGAGAGCACCCGCGACGGCTTCGCGGCCGAGGACCGGGACGACCGCTCCAGCAAGGACCTGGGCTGGTGGGACGGGATGATCGGGCCGGGCAAGGCCTTCGACACCGACCACTTCTTCGTCGTCTCGACCAACCTGCTCGGTGGCTGCCGCGGCACGACCGGGCCGTCGTCGACCGACCCGGCGACCGGTCGGCCCTACGGCTCGGACTTCCCGGTGATCACCGTCGCCGACATGGTCCGGACCGAGCGCGCCTTCCTCGACGTCCTCGGCATCGAGCGCCTCGCGGCGGTGGCGGGCGGCTCCCTCGGCGGCATGCAGGCCCTGGAGTGGGCGGTGCTGTACCCCGACCAGGTCGACGCCGTCGTCGCGATCGCCAGCACCCACGCGCTCGCGCCCCAGGGGATGGCCTGGAACGCGATCGCCCGGGAGTCGATCCTGCGCGACCCGGGGTGGCAGGGAGGCCACTACTACGGCACCGGGCAGACGGCGGACGCGGGGATGGGGGTGGCCCGGATGGTCGGCCACGTCACCTACCTGTCCGGGCCCGCGCTGGCCGACAAGTTCGACCGCCGCCTGCAGACCGGCAGCGAGATCCGGTTCACGATCACCGAACCCGAGTTCGAGGTCGAGAGCTACCTGCGGCACCAGGCCGACTCCTTCGTCAAGCGCTTCGACGCCAACACCTACCTGTACACGTCGCGCGCGCTCACCTACTTCGACCTCGCCCGCCAGCACGGGGCCGGTTCGCTCACCCGGGCGCTCGCCGACGTCGCGGCCCGGACCCTGCTCATCGCCTTCAGCTCTGACTGGCTGTACCCGCCTTCCGCCTCCGAGGAGATCCACGATGCCCTGCTCGCTCTCGACAAGCCGGTCGAGCTCCACGTGATCGACGCCCCCTACGGCCACGACTGCTTCCTGCTGGAGGAGTCGCGGCAGACCCCGGTCATCCAGCGCTTCCTCGACCACGCGGGAGTGCGCTCGTGA
- a CDS encoding O-acetylhomoserine aminocarboxypropyltransferase/cysteine synthase family protein: protein MSGDPERLEDDHAFGFETRQLHAGQRPDPNTGARAVPIFQTTSYVFEDPESAAAYFNLQEYGNTYARIMNPTVAVFEERVANLEGGAGAVAFASGIAAQAAALFTLLQPGDHVVSSSALYGGTVNQFKHFLRKMDVALSWVDPDDLDAWRAAVRPNTKAFFGETIGNPGGNVLDIAGVAAIAHEHDLPLIVDSTFATPYLCRPIEWGADIVIHSATKFIGGHGTSIGGVVVEAGTFDWSNGRFPVVADPSPAYHGLQFHETFGTYGYLMKLRAETLRDLGGALSPFNAFLFLQGLETLSLRMERHVTNALRVAEFLESHALVTKVSYAGLPTSPYRPLVEKYLPRGAGAVFSFDCAGGREGGQDLIRGVQLWSHLANVGDAKSLIIHPASTTHRQLSDDELRAGGVGAGTVRLSVGLESVDDLIWDLEQAFTLVAASVGKEVGTR, encoded by the coding sequence GTGAGCGGCGACCCCGAGCGGCTGGAGGACGACCACGCGTTCGGTTTCGAGACCCGGCAGCTGCACGCCGGGCAGCGGCCCGACCCGAACACCGGCGCCCGCGCGGTGCCGATCTTCCAGACCACCAGCTACGTCTTCGAGGACCCGGAGTCGGCGGCGGCCTACTTCAACCTGCAGGAGTACGGCAACACCTACGCGCGGATCATGAACCCGACGGTCGCCGTCTTCGAGGAGCGGGTCGCCAACCTCGAGGGCGGGGCCGGCGCGGTGGCGTTCGCCAGCGGCATCGCCGCCCAGGCCGCCGCGCTGTTCACCCTCCTGCAGCCCGGTGACCACGTGGTCTCCTCCTCCGCCCTGTACGGCGGGACGGTGAACCAGTTCAAGCACTTCCTGCGCAAGATGGACGTCGCGCTCAGCTGGGTCGACCCCGACGACCTGGACGCCTGGCGGGCGGCGGTGCGGCCGAACACCAAGGCGTTCTTCGGCGAGACGATCGGCAACCCGGGCGGCAACGTCCTGGACATCGCCGGGGTCGCGGCGATCGCGCACGAGCACGACCTCCCGCTGATCGTCGACAGCACCTTCGCGACGCCCTACCTGTGCCGGCCCATCGAGTGGGGCGCCGACATCGTCATCCACTCGGCGACCAAGTTCATCGGCGGCCACGGCACCAGCATCGGCGGTGTCGTCGTCGAGGCGGGCACCTTCGACTGGTCGAACGGGCGCTTCCCCGTCGTCGCCGACCCCTCGCCGGCGTACCACGGCCTGCAGTTCCACGAGACCTTCGGCACCTACGGCTACCTGATGAAGCTGCGGGCGGAGACGCTGCGCGACCTGGGCGGGGCGCTGTCGCCGTTCAACGCCTTCCTGTTCCTGCAGGGCCTGGAGACGCTCTCGCTGCGGATGGAGCGGCACGTCACCAACGCGCTCCGGGTGGCGGAGTTCCTCGAGTCGCACGCGCTGGTCACCAAGGTCAGCTACGCCGGGCTGCCGACCAGCCCCTACCGGCCGCTGGTCGAGAAGTACCTGCCGCGCGGCGCCGGGGCCGTCTTCTCGTTCGACTGCGCCGGCGGGCGCGAGGGCGGCCAGGACCTGATCCGCGGGGTGCAGCTGTGGTCCCACCTGGCCAACGTCGGCGACGCGAAGAGCCTGATCATCCACCCGGCCAGCACCACCCACCGGCAGCTCAGCGACGACGAGCTGCGGGCCGGCGGGGTCGGTGCGGGGACGGTCCGGCTGTCCGTCGGGCTCGAGTCGGTCGACGACCTGATCTGGGACCTGGAGCAGGCCTTCACCCTCGTCGCCGCGTCCGTGGGCAAGGAGGTCGGCACCCGGTGA
- a CDS encoding CoA-binding protein: MDLAPYQDPLTIQRVLHATRTIAVVGLSKNELRASYFVGYYLKRHGYRVIPVNPREPEILGETSYPSLRHAQDAVPEKIDLVNVFRAPDALPGIAEEAVAIGASTLWCQFGVINAEGAQIATDGGVTVVMDRCLKVEHARYVGRMHWLGFNTQRITAVRGQLQ, from the coding sequence ATGGACCTCGCGCCCTACCAGGACCCGTTGACGATCCAGCGCGTCCTGCACGCCACCCGGACGATCGCCGTCGTGGGCCTGTCGAAGAACGAGCTGCGGGCCAGCTACTTCGTCGGCTACTACCTCAAGCGGCACGGCTACCGGGTGATCCCGGTGAACCCCCGCGAGCCGGAGATCCTCGGGGAGACCAGCTACCCCAGCCTCCGGCACGCCCAGGACGCCGTGCCGGAGAAGATCGACCTCGTCAACGTCTTCCGGGCGCCGGACGCGCTGCCGGGGATCGCCGAGGAGGCGGTGGCCATCGGCGCCTCCACCCTCTGGTGCCAGTTCGGCGTGATCAACGCCGAGGGGGCGCAGATCGCGACCGACGGCGGCGTCACCGTCGTCATGGACCGCTGCCTCAAGGTCGAGCACGCCCGCTACGTCGGGCGCATGCACTGGCTGGGCTTCAACACCCAGCGCATCACGGCCGTGCGCGGGCAGCTGCAGTAG
- a CDS encoding MarR family winged helix-turn-helix transcriptional regulator, translating to MASSRQSSLIAVGQAMQRYQRSVQAFDDAVGRRLGVGPADLRCLDWLTDGPQTAGQLATATGLRPAATTALIDRLTEKGLVERVRDEADRRRVLVRMTAQGVREVGALYGPMVQEGQQVLAALSEQDLDLMRDHLVLITELTDRHRARVAG from the coding sequence GTGGCGTCTTCCCGTCAATCGTCGCTGATCGCGGTGGGCCAGGCGATGCAGCGCTACCAGCGCAGCGTCCAGGCGTTCGACGACGCGGTCGGCCGCCGGCTGGGGGTCGGTCCCGCCGACCTGCGGTGCCTGGACTGGTTGACCGACGGGCCCCAGACCGCCGGGCAGCTGGCCACGGCGACGGGCCTGCGGCCGGCCGCGACCACCGCGCTGATCGACCGGCTGACCGAGAAGGGCCTGGTGGAGCGGGTCCGGGACGAGGCCGACCGCCGCCGGGTCCTGGTCCGGATGACCGCTCAGGGCGTCCGGGAGGTCGGCGCCCTGTACGGCCCGATGGTGCAGGAGGGTCAGCAGGTCCTGGCGGCGCTGAGCGAGCAGGACCTGGACCTGATGCGCGACCACCTGGTCCTGATCACCGAGCTCACCGACCGGCACCGGGCCCGCGTGGCGGGCTGA